A portion of the Cryptomeria japonica chromosome 5, Sugi_1.0, whole genome shotgun sequence genome contains these proteins:
- the LOC131064884 gene encoding uncharacterized protein LOC131064884, whose amino-acid sequence MVFIKSVDASNEIKNAETLCNLLDGVVRKVGVENVVQIITDNAAAYVFAGRMLMERHPSITWSPCAAHCLDLVLEDIGKIGWVKKVVEDAKSVTKFIYNHTWVLALMRKHTNGKDLVRTGVTRFASHFITLQSILSAIPHLKQMFVSDAWLGSAYSKRPEAEKIVSIVFDEGFNKSGEELTAVTEPLVRVLRMVDGEGMPMGFIYEAMDRAKEAISHYYRGNTRKCEILWCIIDRRWTNQLHQLIHAFTYFLNPKFYFSDSFRADEEVMAGVITCIDKMTPDPELRDKVLDELEIYKSAEGRLFSSQLAIDRRGKQQPDLWWENYGADTPNLQKIAIRVLSQPCSASGCERNWSVFESIHTKKRNRLSQKRLNDLVFVRYNLCLRVRQVEGVSHEAIDLDEIDPYGDWTMNEQNDGDDVLLTEEEIAEIERGAAQDAEGARLDEDEDEDEDDDEDFDFEEESSHHLDTTTPTATTSSSRPEKLSYIRKNTKRKM is encoded by the exons atggtattcataaagtctgttgatgcctcaaatgaaataaaaaatgcagagactttgtgtaatctgttggatggtgtggttcggaaagttggagttgagaatgttgtccaaattatcacggacaacgcagctgcatatgtatttgcaggtagaatgcttatggagaggcatccttcgattacatggagtccttgtgctgcacattgcttggacttggtgctagaggacattgggaagattggatgggtgaagaaggtggttgaagatgcaaaaagtgtcaccaaattcatctacaaccatacttgggtgcttgctttgatgagaaaacacacaaatggcaaggaccttgtgcgaactggagtgacacgatttgctagccacttcatcactttgcagagcattcttagtgccattcctcatcttaagcagatgtttgtgtcagatgcttggttggggtctgcatactccaaaagacctgaagcagagaagattgtgagcattgtttttgatgaagggttcaataaaagtggagaggagttgactgcg gtgacagaacctttggtaagggttcttcgtatggtggatggagagggcatgccaatgggtttcatttatgaggccatggatagggccaaagaggccatttcacattactatcgtggaaatacaagaaaatgtgaaatcctttggtgcatcattgatcgtaggtggacaaaccaactccaccaactgATACATGCCTTCAcctactttttgaacccgaaattctacttctctgattcatttagggctgatgaggaggtcatggcaggtgttattacatgcattgataagatgacacctgatcctgagttgagagacaaggttcttgatgagttggag atctacaaaagtgcagaggggagactcttctcatcacaactagcaattgataggagaggaaaacaacaaccag atttatggtgggagaattatggtgccgacacgcctaatcttcaaaagatagctatccgtgttttgtctcagccatgcagtgcttctgggtgtgaacgaaattggagtgtctttgagagcattcacacaaagaagagaaatagattgtcacaaaagcggctcaatgatctagtatttgttcggtacaacctttgccttcgagttagacaggtggagggtgtttcacatgaggccattgacttggatgaaattgatccatatggtgattggaccatgaatgaacaaaatgatggtgatgatgtcctccttaccgaagaagaaattgcagaaatagagagaggagcagcacaagatgcagaaggagcaagattggatgaagatgaggatgaagatgaggatgatgatgaggactttgactttgaagaagaatcatctcaccatttagataccacaacacccactgctactacttctagctcaaggcctgaaaaattgagctatattaggaaaaatacaaagaggaagatgtag